In the genome of Arabidopsis thaliana chromosome 4, partial sequence, the window AATCAGATGTTGCGTGAACTCAGCAGGGAATGGCCTGGACACACTTATGATTTGTTGTCAAAAAATTGCAATCACTTCTGCGATGTACTCTGTGACCGGCTTGGTGTGCCAAAGATCCCAGGTAAAGCCATTTTTTGGGAATctggtgtgtgtgtgtgtgtgttttgtcttCAAGGCTTATGTGACGGCTTGGGTTCTGTCTCTTAACAGGTTGGGTTAATCGCTTTGCTAATGCTGGGGACACAGCCTTGGAAGTGGCAGGAAACACAGCAATGCGGGTGGGTTCCCTTTTGTTTAGCTTCTCTACAACGTAAATGCAACATTATGGGTGTTCAAAACTTGTAAATTGGGATTTTGCAGATGAAGCAAGCCAAAACTGAACTTGTGTCAGCTAGTAAAGTGGCTTATCGCTTCCTCTCGAATGTTACTTCGAACGTAACCAATGGCTCCAATGGCTCTCCACAACGACCGGGAACTCTCAACAATTCAGACAGCGGGAACTTGAGATTGCAAGGTAGTTGGCTCAAAGGCTTACTTAACACAGCCAAACCCTCCACTAGTACAGAGATAGGGAACAAAGATGAAGATGCAAATCATGCAGTCACCaatcagaagaaacaaagccGTGACTCTGATGTTCTACTGTTTCAGTAGCAACCGTACCGATCCACCACAATGCATTCGGTTAGCTGTATATCCACCGGTCTAAGAGTCACGCACTATTCTCCTCGTCTGTACCCATTACTCTGTATCAACGTTGGAACCTGTCAttttttcttgagtttttaGCTCACGTGTGCTTTTGTTAAGATCATTCTCGCTTGTTACTGTCAAATCTTAACATCAAAAGGTTTATTAGTCTCAATACACTAGAAATTGTGACTGAATTTGGATAATCACGTGATTCAAGAGGTACTCTGTAATCTGTATAAAACTTAGAACGTATTTGTGAATGTTACAAAGAGAATTCAGAAAACATCTTTTCAGCTAGTCTAAcatcaaaagataaacaaCGAGGAGGAATTTTCACACCAAAAGGGGTTctagaataaagaaaaaaactgcAACTCTACTCATAGCAAACACTTGTTTCTGCAGCCAAGTTTGGCACGATGGCTTTTGTCATCCCCCGAACATCGTCTCGAAGACATAAGCGTTCCTATCAGCGTCCTCAGATATCTGTAGTGACGAAACAGCCTGAGCAGCAATCAAATCTGCAGATATTACCATGTTGTTATCCCAGACATCCTTCATGAATGGCTTATATGACACTGACCAGTTACTATCTCCTAGTCCATAACCATTTGACACAAACCCAATCCCTTGAACCGCATAGCTAGCACAACTTTGGCGAGGAACATAGTTGGTTCTTTCATCTCTAAACAGATCCATTCCGAAACCCGTTTCTTCGCCAAACTTGACTCGAGATGAATCATCAGAATCTTCGCCCAGTAGGACGTGCAGAGCGACAGCTTCTGCAATTGCagctccttcttcatctaacctttgttgttcttccaatctcttctgcttcttcttttcaagcTCAGCCCGAATGGCTGCAGAAGTAGCAAGAGCTTTCTCCAAacgtctctttttcttctcagcTTGTTTGATACGATCAAATTCATCTTTACCATGCTTCTTCACTTTCCTAGTAACTGGCTGAACAACTTGCTTGCACAACGTGTGATCCATTATTGCTTGCTATAACTCTTTGATTCCAACTAAAGTAAAATGCACTAAACTCGTTGTCTAAGAGGATTTCAAAGACTACAACCACTCAGGTATATAGGAATACCTCATGGTCCGAACATTACAATCCCAAACAGAGTCAACAAGAGACAACTCAAGGGAGAGGTTATAAGAATTAGCAGACTTATGATTTGGAATCATTAGTCCTCCTTTCCCACACCCCGTAGACTCTCCCATTTTCTGCATTG includes:
- a CDS encoding PPPDE putative thiol peptidase family protein (PPPDE putative thiol peptidase family protein; CONTAINS InterPro DOMAIN/s: Protein of unknown function DUF862, eukaryotic (InterPro:IPR008580); BEST Arabidopsis thaliana protein match is: PPPDE putative thiol peptidase family protein (TAIR:AT4G25660.1); Has 754 Blast hits to 754 proteins in 155 species: Archae - 0; Bacteria - 0; Metazoa - 207; Fungi - 56; Plants - 348; Viruses - 0; Other Eukaryotes - 143 (source: NCBI BLink).) — encoded protein: MTEVVLHIYDVTNSGSEKTNNTIVQINRFFKDGIGLGGIFHSAIQVYGNDEWSYGYCELGTGVFSCPSGKNPMYTYREKIVLGKTDCTIFMVNQMLRELSREWPGHTYDLLSKNCNHFCDVLCDRLGVPKIPGWVNRFANAGDTALEVAGNTAMRMKQAKTELVSASKVAYRFLSNVTSNVTNGSNGSPQRPGTLNNSDSGNLRLQGSWLKGLLNTAKPSTSTEIGNKDEDANHAVTNQKKQSRDSDVLLFQ
- a CDS encoding stress response NST1-like protein (unknown protein; BEST Arabidopsis thaliana protein match is: unknown protein (TAIR:AT4G25670.2); Has 73 Blast hits to 60 proteins in 13 species: Archae - 0; Bacteria - 2; Metazoa - 4; Fungi - 0; Plants - 67; Viruses - 0; Other Eukaryotes - 0 (source: NCBI BLink).), which encodes MDHTLCKQVVQPVTRKVKKHGKDEFDRIKQAEKKKRRLEKALATSAAIRAELEKKKQKRLEEQQRLDEEGAAIAEAVALHVLLGEDSDDSSRVKFGEETGFGMDLFRDERTNYVPRQSCASYAVQGIGFVSNGYGLGDSNWSVSYKPFMKDVWDNNMVISADLIAAQAVSSLQISEDADRNAYVFETMFGG